From a region of the Mycolicibacterium sp. MU0050 genome:
- a CDS encoding helix-turn-helix domain-containing protein, translating to MPRVSEDHLAARRRQILDGARRCFAEHGYERATVRRLEQSIGLSRGAIFHHFRDKDSLFFELAREDAERMADVASREGLIQVMRDLLAAPEQFDWLATRLEIARKLRNDPEFHQGWAERSAELSAATSERLRRQKQAGRLRDDVPGEVLQTYLDLVLDGLVARLASGDDPDELSAVLDLVEASVRQPN from the coding sequence ATGCCCAGAGTCAGTGAGGACCATCTGGCGGCTCGGCGCCGGCAGATCCTCGACGGCGCCCGTCGCTGCTTTGCCGAACACGGCTACGAAAGAGCGACGGTGCGCCGCCTCGAGCAATCGATCGGTTTGTCGAGGGGTGCGATCTTCCACCATTTCCGCGACAAGGACTCACTCTTCTTCGAGCTCGCGCGCGAGGACGCCGAGCGGATGGCCGACGTGGCCTCCCGCGAGGGGCTGATCCAGGTGATGCGGGACCTGCTGGCCGCCCCGGAACAGTTCGACTGGCTGGCGACCCGGCTGGAGATCGCCCGAAAACTCCGCAATGACCCGGAGTTTCACCAGGGCTGGGCGGAGCGCTCGGCCGAACTGTCAGCGGCCACCAGCGAACGGTTGCGGCGCCAGAAGCAGGCGGGTCGGCTGCGCGACGACGTGCCGGGTGAGGTGTTGCAGACATACCTGGACCTGGTGCTCGACGGGTTGGTGGCCCGGCTGGCGTCCGGCGACGACCCCGACGAACTCAGCGCGGTCCTCGATCTCGTCGAGGCCTCGGTGCGCCAACCGAACTGA
- a CDS encoding helix-turn-helix domain-containing protein yields MKKPNKARDQLIDELRRAYEGGASIRTLVARTGRSYGSIHSMLRESGTTMRSRGGPNHRTRRVS; encoded by the coding sequence ATGAAGAAGCCGAACAAGGCGCGCGATCAGCTGATCGACGAACTGCGCCGCGCCTACGAGGGCGGGGCGAGCATCCGGACCCTGGTCGCGAGGACCGGGCGCTCCTACGGGTCCATCCACTCGATGCTGCGTGAGTCGGGCACCACGATGCGCAGCCGCGGCGGGCCCAACCATCGGACCCGCCGCGTCAGCTGA
- a CDS encoding MoxR family ATPase: MTSPGGAPNYTPASGAHAAPPSTGAPAGGPNGLAAEVHTLERAIFEVKRIIVGQDQLVERILVGLLAKGHVLLEGVPGVAKTLAVETFAKVVGGTFARIQFTPDLVPTDIVGTRIYRQGREEFDIELGPVVVNFLLADEINRAPAKVQSALLEVMAERKISIGGKTYPLPKPFLVMATQNPIENEGVYPLPEAQRDRFLFKINVDYPSPEEEREIIYRMGVTPPEPKQILNPGDLLRLQDLAANNFVHHALVDYVVRVITATRQPEQFGLNDVKAWVAFGASPRASLGVIAAARALALVRGRDYVIPQDVIEVIPDVLRHRLVLTYDALADDISPETVINRVLQTVALPQVNAVAQQGNAAPAGVPAAAANGR, encoded by the coding sequence ATGACATCACCAGGTGGGGCGCCCAACTACACGCCGGCCTCCGGCGCACACGCGGCCCCGCCGTCGACAGGTGCTCCGGCGGGTGGACCCAACGGCCTGGCGGCTGAGGTGCACACCCTCGAGCGGGCGATCTTCGAGGTCAAGCGCATCATCGTCGGTCAGGACCAGCTGGTCGAGCGCATTCTGGTGGGCCTGCTGGCCAAGGGGCACGTCCTGCTCGAAGGCGTTCCCGGCGTCGCCAAGACGCTCGCCGTGGAGACCTTCGCCAAAGTCGTCGGCGGTACCTTCGCCCGCATCCAGTTCACCCCGGACCTCGTGCCCACCGACATCGTCGGCACCCGGATCTACCGTCAGGGCCGCGAGGAGTTCGACATCGAACTCGGTCCGGTGGTGGTGAACTTCCTGCTGGCCGACGAGATCAACCGCGCCCCCGCCAAGGTGCAGTCCGCGCTGCTCGAGGTGATGGCCGAGCGCAAGATCTCCATCGGCGGCAAGACCTACCCGCTACCCAAGCCGTTCCTGGTGATGGCCACCCAGAACCCGATCGAGAACGAGGGCGTGTACCCGCTGCCGGAAGCCCAGCGGGACCGCTTCCTGTTCAAGATCAATGTGGACTATCCCAGCCCCGAGGAGGAACGCGAGATCATCTACCGGATGGGCGTGACGCCCCCGGAGCCCAAGCAGATCCTGAACCCCGGCGACCTGCTGCGCCTGCAGGACCTGGCCGCCAACAACTTCGTCCACCACGCGCTGGTCGACTACGTGGTGCGGGTGATCACCGCGACCCGCCAGCCCGAGCAGTTCGGCCTCAACGACGTCAAGGCCTGGGTGGCGTTCGGCGCCTCGCCGCGGGCGTCGCTGGGCGTGATCGCCGCGGCCCGGGCGCTGGCGCTGGTGCGCGGCCGCGACTACGTGATCCCGCAGGACGTCATCGAGGTCATCCCGGACGTGCTGCGGCACCGACTGGTGCTGACCTACGACGCGCTGGCCGACGACATCTCCCCGGAGACCGTGATCAACCGGGTGCTGCAGACGGTGGCGCTGCCGCAGGTGAATGCTGTTGCTCAGCAAGGTAATGCGGCACCCGCCGGGGTGCCGGCTGCGGCGGCCAACGGTCGGTGA
- the ripB gene encoding NlpC/P60 family peptidoglycan endopeptidase RipB: MRHKLFRYQRVLLTAVVAIVLAAGLATPAAAEPDAGAWDPTLPKVLSAGAPGDPLAIANASLAATAQATQATMDLGRKFLSSIGIGGAPTGVNPGRVRGPQAIEYVIRRGGTQMGVPYSWGGGKPTGPSTGIDSGAGTVGFDCSGFTQFAYAGVGVLIPKYSGDQYDTGRKVPVSQAKRGDLLFWGPGGSQHVAIFLGAGRMLEASGSAGKVTVSPVRTAGLQPYVARIIES, encoded by the coding sequence ATGCGCCACAAGCTGTTCCGTTACCAGCGCGTCCTGTTGACCGCGGTGGTGGCGATCGTGCTGGCGGCGGGGCTCGCAACCCCTGCCGCGGCCGAACCCGACGCCGGGGCGTGGGACCCCACCCTGCCGAAGGTGCTCAGCGCGGGCGCGCCCGGGGATCCGTTGGCCATTGCCAACGCCTCGCTGGCGGCCACCGCGCAGGCGACCCAGGCGACCATGGACCTCGGGCGCAAGTTCCTGTCGAGCATCGGCATCGGTGGCGCGCCGACCGGAGTCAACCCCGGCCGGGTACGCGGCCCGCAGGCCATCGAGTACGTCATCCGGCGCGGCGGAACCCAGATGGGTGTGCCGTACTCGTGGGGCGGCGGCAAACCGACCGGGCCGTCGACCGGGATCGACTCCGGGGCGGGCACCGTCGGGTTCGACTGCTCGGGGTTCACCCAGTTCGCCTACGCCGGGGTCGGCGTGCTGATCCCGAAGTACTCCGGGGACCAGTACGACACCGGGCGCAAGGTGCCGGTGTCGCAGGCCAAGCGTGGGGATCTGCTGTTCTGGGGGCCCGGCGGCAGCCAGCACGTGGCGATCTTCCTGGGTGCGGGCCGCATGCTGGAGGCCTCCGGCAGCGCCGGCAAGGTCACGGTCAGCCCGGTGCGCACGGCCGGTCTGCAGCCCTACGTGGCCCGCATCATCGAGTCCTGA
- a CDS encoding VWA domain-containing protein, which produces MTLPLLGPMSLSGFEHPWFLLFFLAVLGLIALYIVVQLARHQRVLRFANMELLESVAPKRPSRWRHVPAILMICSLTLLTIAMAGPTHDVRIPRNRAVVMLVIDVSQSMRATDVAPSRLAAAQEAAKQFADQLTPGINLGLISYAGTATVLVSPTTNREATKNAIDKLQLADRTATGEAIFTSLQSIATVGAVIGGGDEPPPARIVLMSDGKETVPSNPDNPKGAFTAARTAEDQGVPISTVSFGTAYGYVEINDQRQPVPVDDAMLGRIAELSGGSAYTASSLEQLKEVFTSLQEQIGYETIKGDASTGWLRLGALALAVAALAALLINRRLPG; this is translated from the coding sequence ATGACACTGCCGTTGCTCGGGCCGATGTCGCTGAGCGGCTTCGAACACCCCTGGTTCCTGCTGTTCTTCCTCGCCGTCCTGGGGCTGATCGCGCTCTACATCGTGGTGCAGTTGGCGCGCCACCAGCGGGTGCTCCGCTTCGCCAACATGGAGTTGCTGGAAAGCGTTGCGCCCAAACGCCCGTCGCGCTGGCGCCACGTGCCGGCGATCCTGATGATCTGCTCGTTGACGTTGCTGACCATCGCGATGGCCGGCCCCACCCACGATGTGCGGATCCCGCGCAACCGGGCCGTGGTGATGCTGGTGATCGACGTGTCGCAATCGATGCGCGCCACCGACGTGGCGCCCAGCCGGTTGGCCGCCGCCCAGGAGGCCGCCAAGCAGTTCGCCGACCAGCTCACCCCCGGGATCAACCTGGGCCTGATCTCCTACGCCGGGACCGCGACCGTGTTGGTGTCGCCGACCACCAACCGGGAGGCCACCAAGAACGCGATCGACAAGCTGCAGCTGGCCGACCGCACCGCGACCGGCGAGGCCATCTTCACCTCCCTGCAGTCCATCGCCACCGTGGGCGCGGTGATCGGCGGCGGCGACGAACCCCCGCCGGCCCGCATCGTGCTGATGTCGGACGGCAAGGAGACGGTGCCGTCGAACCCGGACAACCCCAAGGGCGCGTTCACCGCCGCCCGCACGGCCGAGGATCAGGGCGTGCCCATCTCGACGGTGTCGTTCGGCACCGCCTACGGCTACGTCGAGATCAACGACCAACGCCAACCCGTCCCGGTCGACGACGCGATGCTCGGCCGCATCGCCGAACTGTCCGGGGGCAGCGCCTACACCGCGTCCAGCCTCGAGCAGCTCAAGGAGGTGTTCACCTCGCTGCAGGAGCAGATCGGCTACGAGACCATCAAGGGTGACGCCAGCACCGGCTGGCTGCGCCTCGGCGCGCTGGCGTTGGCCGTCGCGGCGCTGGCCGCCCTACTGATCAACCGCCGACTGCCGGGCTGA
- a CDS encoding aconitate hydratase, with protein sequence MTSKNTFGARATLNVGDNSYEIYRLDAVPGTEKLPYSLKVLAENLLRTEDGANITKEHVEALANWDPTAEPSVEIQFTPARVVMQDFTGVPCIVDLATMREAIATLGGDPEKVNPLAPADLVIDHSVIADLFGRADAFERNVEIEYERNGERYQFLRWGQGAFDDFKVVPPGTGIVHQVNIEYLAPVVMQRDGVAYPDTCVGTDSHTTMVNGLGVLGWGVGGIEAEAAMLGQPVSMLIPRVVGFKLTGERQTGVTATDIVLTATEMLRQHGVVGKFVEFYGEGVAEIPLANRATLGNMSPEFGSTAAIFPIDDETLSYLRFTGRSEEQLALVEAYAKEQGLWHDPSREPKYSEYIELDLSTVVPSIAGPKRPQDRIALTDAKNAWRRDIADYVEDGEFNGEYSQLDEAIDETFPASDPVRNTSFLNNKKPPTATEDGLAQVAGRPSKRVAVKAAELGEFEIDHGSVVIAAITSCTNTSNPEVMLGAALLARNAVEKGLATKPWVKTTMAPGSQVVSDYYDKAGLWPYLEKLGFFLVGYGCTTCIGNSGPLPEEISKAINDNDLAAAAVLSGNRNFEGRINPDVKMNYLASPPLVIAYALAGTMDFDFEADPLGQDKDGNDVFLKDIWPSQQDISDTIASSISREMFLKNYADVFKGDERWQNLPTPDGKTFDWDPQSTYVRKPPYFDGMPAEPTPVSDITGARVLALLGDSVTTDHISPAGNIKEGTPAAQYLEANGVERKNFNSFGSRRGNHEVMIRGTFANIRLRNQLLDDVSGGYTRDFTQEGAPQAFIYDASQNYQKAGIPLVVLGGKEYGSGSSRDWAAKGTSLLGVRAVITESFERIHRSNLIGMGVIPLQFPEGESAGSLQLDGTETYDITGIEELNNGRTPETVHVTATKEDGSKVEFDAVVRIDTPGEADYFRNGGILQYVLRNMLKA encoded by the coding sequence GTGACCAGCAAGAATACGTTTGGAGCGCGCGCCACGCTCAACGTAGGAGACAACAGCTACGAGATCTACCGCCTCGACGCCGTCCCGGGCACCGAAAAGCTTCCCTACAGCCTGAAAGTGCTCGCCGAGAACCTGCTGCGCACCGAGGACGGCGCCAACATCACCAAGGAGCACGTCGAGGCCCTGGCCAACTGGGATCCGACCGCCGAGCCCAGCGTCGAGATCCAGTTCACCCCGGCGCGGGTGGTCATGCAGGACTTCACCGGCGTGCCGTGCATCGTCGACCTGGCCACCATGCGTGAGGCCATCGCCACCCTCGGGGGCGATCCGGAGAAGGTGAACCCGCTGGCTCCGGCCGACCTGGTGATCGACCACTCGGTGATCGCCGATCTGTTCGGCCGCGCCGACGCGTTCGAGCGCAACGTGGAGATCGAGTACGAGCGCAACGGTGAGCGCTACCAGTTCCTGCGTTGGGGACAGGGCGCCTTCGACGACTTCAAGGTGGTCCCCCCGGGCACCGGCATCGTGCACCAGGTCAACATCGAATACCTGGCGCCGGTGGTGATGCAGCGTGACGGGGTCGCTTACCCGGACACCTGCGTGGGCACCGACAGCCACACCACCATGGTCAACGGCCTGGGCGTGCTCGGCTGGGGCGTCGGCGGCATCGAGGCCGAGGCCGCGATGCTCGGCCAGCCGGTGTCGATGCTCATCCCCCGCGTCGTCGGGTTCAAGCTCACCGGCGAGCGGCAGACCGGCGTGACCGCCACCGACATCGTGCTCACCGCCACCGAGATGCTGCGCCAGCACGGCGTGGTGGGCAAGTTCGTCGAGTTCTACGGCGAGGGCGTGGCCGAGATCCCGCTGGCCAACCGCGCCACCTTGGGCAACATGAGCCCCGAATTCGGTTCCACCGCCGCGATTTTCCCGATCGACGACGAGACCTTGAGCTACCTGCGGTTCACCGGTCGCAGCGAGGAGCAGCTGGCACTGGTCGAGGCCTACGCCAAGGAACAGGGCCTGTGGCACGACCCGTCGCGCGAGCCGAAGTACTCCGAGTACATCGAGCTGGACCTGTCCACCGTGGTGCCCTCGATCGCCGGCCCGAAGCGGCCGCAGGACCGCATCGCGCTGACCGACGCGAAGAACGCCTGGCGGCGCGACATCGCCGACTACGTCGAGGACGGCGAGTTCAACGGCGAGTACTCCCAACTCGACGAGGCCATCGACGAGACGTTCCCGGCCAGCGACCCGGTGCGCAACACCTCGTTCCTCAACAACAAGAAGCCCCCGACGGCCACCGAAGACGGCCTGGCGCAGGTTGCCGGCCGCCCGTCCAAGCGCGTCGCGGTGAAGGCCGCCGAGCTGGGCGAGTTCGAGATCGACCACGGCTCGGTGGTGATCGCGGCGATCACCTCGTGCACCAACACCTCCAACCCGGAGGTGATGCTCGGCGCGGCGCTGCTGGCCCGCAACGCCGTCGAGAAGGGCCTGGCCACCAAGCCCTGGGTGAAGACCACCATGGCACCGGGCTCGCAGGTCGTCAGCGACTACTACGACAAGGCCGGCCTGTGGCCCTACCTGGAGAAGCTCGGCTTCTTCCTGGTCGGTTACGGCTGCACCACCTGCATCGGCAACAGCGGTCCGCTGCCCGAGGAGATCTCGAAGGCCATCAACGACAACGACCTGGCCGCGGCGGCCGTGCTGTCGGGTAACCGCAACTTCGAGGGCCGGATCAACCCGGACGTGAAGATGAACTACCTGGCCTCCCCGCCGCTGGTGATCGCCTACGCGCTGGCCGGGACGATGGACTTCGACTTCGAGGCCGATCCGCTGGGGCAGGACAAGGACGGCAACGACGTCTTCCTGAAGGACATCTGGCCCTCGCAGCAGGACATCTCCGACACCATCGCCTCGTCGATCAGCCGGGAGATGTTCCTGAAGAACTACGCCGACGTCTTCAAGGGCGATGAGCGCTGGCAGAACCTGCCGACGCCGGACGGCAAGACCTTCGATTGGGATCCGCAGTCGACCTACGTGCGCAAGCCCCCGTACTTCGACGGCATGCCTGCCGAGCCCACCCCGGTGTCCGACATCACCGGCGCCAGAGTCCTTGCGCTGCTGGGTGATTCGGTGACCACCGACCACATCAGCCCGGCGGGCAACATCAAGGAGGGCACGCCGGCGGCCCAGTACCTGGAGGCCAACGGCGTCGAGCGCAAGAACTTCAACTCGTTCGGGTCACGGCGCGGCAACCACGAGGTGATGATCCGCGGCACCTTCGCCAACATCCGGCTGCGCAACCAGTTGCTCGACGACGTCTCCGGCGGGTACACGCGCGACTTCACGCAGGAGGGCGCCCCGCAGGCGTTCATCTACGACGCGTCGCAGAACTATCAGAAGGCCGGCATCCCGCTGGTGGTCCTGGGCGGCAAGGAGTACGGCTCCGGCTCGTCGCGCGACTGGGCGGCCAAGGGCACCAGCCTGCTGGGCGTGCGCGCGGTCATCACCGAGTCCTTCGAACGCATCCACCGGTCGAATCTGATCGGCATGGGCGTCATCCCGCTGCAGTTCCCCGAGGGCGAGTCCGCCGGTTCGCTGCAGCTCGACGGCACCGAGACCTACGACATCACCGGTATCGAGGAGCTCAACAACGGCCGGACCCCGGAGACCGTGCACGTGACGGCCACCAAGGAGGACGGCTCCAAGGTCGAGTTCGACGCGGTGGTCCGCATCGACACCCCGGGTGAGGCCGACTACTTCCGCAACGGGGGCATCCTGCAGTACGTGCTGCGCAACATGCTGAAGGCCTGA
- a CDS encoding DUF6676 family protein, with amino-acid sequence MLGPETLSTPPQSPLVPVLPAYIPPDVDMDVVLAEVAADGVSAAPADESGLQRVVADAQQQGIDLKVVVIDTNPPIDTPLRDIATVVAQSHPDATVLVLSPSFAGTHSQVFDRVTLEAGEDLAKTGNPVQSAQNFVDQLNTPDFPWTGLTIVLTVGVLLAAVLTRMLQVRAKSADAPKPQADTASADS; translated from the coding sequence ATGCTCGGTCCGGAGACGCTGTCCACGCCACCGCAATCACCCCTGGTTCCGGTTCTTCCGGCCTACATCCCGCCCGACGTCGACATGGACGTGGTGCTCGCCGAGGTCGCCGCCGACGGCGTCAGCGCGGCCCCGGCCGACGAGTCCGGGTTGCAGCGCGTGGTCGCCGACGCCCAGCAGCAGGGCATCGACCTCAAGGTCGTGGTGATCGACACCAATCCGCCGATCGACACCCCACTCCGGGACATCGCGACCGTGGTGGCCCAGTCCCATCCTGACGCCACCGTGCTGGTGCTCAGTCCGTCGTTTGCCGGCACCCACAGTCAGGTGTTCGACCGCGTCACCCTCGAGGCCGGCGAAGACCTCGCCAAGACCGGTAATCCGGTGCAATCCGCGCAGAATTTCGTCGACCAGTTGAACACCCCCGACTTTCCCTGGACCGGGCTGACGATCGTGCTTACCGTCGGCGTATTACTGGCCGCCGTCCTCACCCGAATGCTGCAAGTTCGGGCGAAGTCCGCCGATGCGCCAAAACCGCAGGCAGACACCGCTTCTGCTGACTCGTAG
- a CDS encoding DUF58 domain-containing protein, whose translation MSDSQSVHPPSFQRGEIGDPKLSAALRTLELTVKRKLDGVLHGDHLGLIPGPGSEPGESRMYQPGDDVRRMDWSVTARTTHPHVRQMIADRELETWLVVDMSASLDFGTTGCEKRDLAVAAAAAITYLNSGGGNRLGALIANGDNMVRVPALSGRQHEQTLLRTIATMPRAPQGVRGNLGAAIDALRRPERRRGMAVVISDFLGPIDWMRPLRAISARHEVLGIEVLDPRDVELPDVGDVVLQDTESGVTREFTIDAQLRDDFEKAAAAHRQEVARTLRRCGAPLLTLRTDRDWIADIVRFVASRRRGALAGRQ comes from the coding sequence GTGAGTGACTCGCAGTCCGTCCATCCGCCGTCGTTTCAGCGCGGCGAGATCGGCGATCCGAAACTCTCGGCGGCCCTGCGCACGCTGGAACTCACCGTCAAGCGCAAGCTCGACGGCGTCCTGCACGGCGACCACCTGGGCCTGATCCCCGGCCCGGGTTCGGAGCCGGGGGAGTCGCGGATGTATCAGCCCGGCGACGACGTGCGCCGGATGGACTGGTCGGTGACCGCGCGTACCACCCACCCGCACGTCCGCCAGATGATCGCCGACCGCGAACTGGAGACCTGGCTGGTGGTCGACATGTCGGCCAGCCTCGACTTCGGCACCACCGGCTGCGAGAAGCGGGATCTGGCGGTCGCCGCCGCCGCGGCGATCACCTACCTCAACAGCGGGGGCGGAAACCGGCTCGGGGCGTTGATCGCCAACGGGGACAACATGGTTCGCGTGCCGGCGCTGTCCGGACGTCAGCACGAGCAGACCCTGTTGCGCACCATCGCCACGATGCCGCGGGCGCCGCAGGGGGTGCGCGGCAACCTGGGCGCCGCCATCGACGCGCTGCGGCGGCCGGAGCGCCGTCGCGGGATGGCGGTGGTGATCAGCGACTTCCTCGGGCCCATCGACTGGATGCGCCCGCTGCGCGCCATCTCCGCGCGCCACGAGGTTCTGGGCATCGAGGTGCTCGATCCGCGCGACGTCGAGCTCCCCGACGTCGGCGACGTGGTGCTGCAGGACACCGAGTCCGGGGTCACCCGCGAATTCACCATCGACGCCCAACTCCGCGACGACTTCGAGAAGGCCGCCGCCGCACACCGTCAGGAGGTGGCCCGCACGCTGCGGCGGTGCGGCGCGCCCCTGTTGACGCTGCGCACCGACCGGGACTGGATCGCCGACATCGTGCGGTTCGTCGCGTCTCGGCGCCGCGGCGCGCTGGCGGGCCGGCAATGA
- the ripA gene encoding NlpC/P60 family peptidoglycan endopeptidase RipA: MRRPSRMRRMVPVRAISQVAALALLIATPGLLTAGVATADPEPNPTSLAALIADVAEANQRLDELGAQIQLQQESVNKALVDVQTARDNAALAQRQIDESAKAVEAANAAIADAQQRFDEFAAATYVAGPSASYLTARTPEDVIATASASKTVSVSSHQVMANLQRARTEQVNKESMARSAKEKADQAAREAQSSQDAAVEALKSAQQTFSEQQAQVDALAAQREEAKARLAAARPAPAAAPAGPAQTGAAASPSAPAPAGAPGPEADWDRSPQAAAGVVPYGDISQWDTTLPMVPSAFMSGDPIAIVNTVLQISATSAQVTADLGRKFLEKIGILKPADTGITNGAIPRVYGRQASEYVIRRGMSQMGVPYSWGGGNAAGPSRGIDSGANTVGFDCSGLVLYAFAGVGIKLPHYSGSQYNMGRKIPSSQMRRGDVIFYGPGGSQHVTIYLGDGQMLEAPYTGSHVKISPVRTSGMTPHVVRYIEY, from the coding sequence ATGAGGAGACCGAGTCGAATGAGACGCATGGTGCCCGTCCGGGCCATTTCTCAGGTTGCCGCGCTGGCGTTGCTCATCGCCACGCCGGGCCTTCTCACCGCCGGTGTGGCGACGGCCGATCCCGAGCCCAACCCCACCAGCCTGGCGGCATTGATCGCCGACGTCGCCGAGGCCAACCAGCGCCTCGACGAGTTGGGTGCGCAGATTCAGCTGCAGCAGGAGAGCGTCAACAAGGCGCTGGTCGACGTGCAGACCGCCCGCGACAACGCCGCCCTGGCCCAGCGTCAGATCGACGAGAGCGCCAAGGCGGTCGAGGCCGCCAACGCGGCGATCGCCGACGCGCAGCAGCGGTTCGACGAGTTCGCCGCCGCCACCTACGTCGCCGGCCCTTCCGCGTCCTATTTGACCGCACGGACCCCGGAGGACGTCATCGCGACGGCGTCGGCGAGCAAGACCGTCTCCGTGAGTTCCCATCAGGTGATGGCCAACCTGCAGCGCGCCCGCACCGAGCAGGTGAACAAGGAGTCGATGGCCCGGTCGGCCAAGGAGAAGGCCGACCAGGCCGCGCGCGAGGCGCAATCCAGTCAGGACGCCGCCGTCGAGGCGCTCAAGTCCGCCCAGCAGACCTTCAGTGAGCAGCAGGCCCAGGTCGACGCGTTGGCCGCGCAACGCGAAGAGGCCAAGGCTCGCCTCGCGGCGGCGCGGCCGGCACCCGCCGCCGCTCCGGCCGGACCCGCCCAGACCGGTGCGGCGGCGTCCCCGTCGGCCCCCGCACCCGCCGGCGCGCCCGGCCCGGAAGCGGACTGGGACCGCAGCCCGCAGGCGGCCGCCGGGGTGGTGCCCTACGGTGACATCAGCCAGTGGGACACCACGTTGCCGATGGTGCCCAGCGCGTTCATGTCCGGCGACCCGATCGCCATCGTCAACACGGTGCTGCAGATCTCGGCGACGTCCGCTCAGGTCACGGCGGACCTCGGCCGCAAGTTCCTGGAGAAGATCGGCATCCTCAAGCCCGCCGACACCGGCATCACCAACGGCGCGATACCGCGGGTCTACGGGCGGCAGGCCTCCGAATATGTGATCCGGCGCGGCATGTCGCAGATGGGTGTGCCGTACTCCTGGGGTGGCGGGAACGCCGCGGGTCCCAGCCGGGGTATCGACTCCGGGGCCAACACGGTGGGATTCGACTGCTCCGGCCTGGTGCTCTACGCCTTCGCCGGGGTGGGGATCAAGCTGCCGCACTACTCCGGGTCGCAGTACAACATGGGCCGCAAGATCCCGTCGTCGCAGATGCGCCGCGGAGACGTCATCTTCTACGGTCCCGGCGGCAGCCAGCACGTCACGATCTACCTGGGGGATGGGCAGATGCTCGAAGCGCCCTACACCGGTTCGCACGTCAAGATCTCGCCGGTGCGCACCAGCGGCATGACCCCGCACGTCGTCCGCTACATCGAATACTGA